The following proteins are encoded in a genomic region of Oryza brachyantha chromosome 11, ObraRS2, whole genome shotgun sequence:
- the LOC102709780 gene encoding protein AUXIN-REGULATED GENE INVOLVED IN ORGAN SIZE-like: MESEGATRQRRNPLLVRPNNASKRHLHQYHHRHQQQQANADANAADKKVATSNYFSIEAFLVLVFLTMSLLILPLVLPPLPPPPSLLLLLPVCLLILLVLLAFMPTDVRSMASSYL; the protein is encoded by the coding sequence ATGGAGAGTGAAGGTGCTACTAGGCAGAGGAGGAACCCTCTGTTGGTCAGGCCCAATAATGCTTCAAAGAGGCATTTGCATCAGtatcatcatcgtcatcagcagcagcaggcaaaTGCTGATGCTAATGCTGCTGACAAGAAGGTTGCCACGTCGAATTATTTCAGCATCGAGGCGTTCCTCGTGCTCGTCTTCCTCACCATGTCGTTGCTCATACTGCCGCTGGTGCTGCCTCCgttgcctccgccgccgtcgctgctgctgctgctgccggtcTGCCTGCTCATCCTGCTAGTCTTGTTGGCCTTCATGCCGACGGATGTGCGGAGCATGGCCTCCTCTTACCTGTAA